One Candidatus Korarchaeum sp. genomic region harbors:
- a CDS encoding HEPN domain-containing protein: MVSRVSDWLRQALRDLKHAERSIELGDYEWACFAAHQAAEKAVKALYQKLGVEVWGHSVSRMLDSLPEEYRPPEELINEAKELDRNYIPTRYPNFHSEGAPMDYYTRRDAEEAVSYAREILEYCRSKVLQDGVRGGPQEARGLR; this comes from the coding sequence GTGGTTTCCCGCGTCTCTGACTGGTTAAGACAGGCTTTGAGGGATCTGAAGCATGCTGAGAGATCGATTGAACTCGGAGATTATGAGTGGGCCTGCTTCGCCGCTCACCAGGCCGCAGAGAAAGCAGTTAAGGCCCTTTACCAGAAGCTCGGAGTCGAGGTCTGGGGTCACTCCGTATCACGCATGCTCGATTCCCTTCCCGAAGAATACAGGCCCCCTGAGGAGCTCATTAATGAGGCCAAGGAGCTCGATAGGAACTATATCCCCACCAGATATCCGAACTTTCATTCTGAGGGTGCACCAATGGATTATTATACTAGGAGGGATGCTGAGGAGGCGGTGAGTTACGCGCGTGAGATCCTGGAGTACTGCAGGAGTAAGGTTCTTCAAGATGGAGTACGAGGGGGTCCTCAAGAGGCTCGTGGACTACGCTGA
- a CDS encoding nucleotidyltransferase domain-containing protein, whose protein sequence is MEYEGVLKRLVDYAERAVARGAKAVILVGSLARGDYTAFSDADIIIISDEVPENPIRRISDFMDPSLPVDVEPLVLTTEEFLKMAKEGRRIVREAIFYGKLLFGDPEIIKAASRYLESEDGSSERWEGE, encoded by the coding sequence ATGGAGTACGAGGGGGTCCTCAAGAGGCTCGTGGACTACGCTGAGAGGGCAGTAGCTAGGGGTGCCAAGGCCGTGATCCTCGTTGGCTCTCTCGCCAGAGGGGACTACACAGCATTTTCCGATGCGGACATCATAATAATATCGGATGAGGTCCCCGAGAACCCCATCAGGAGGATCTCGGATTTCATGGACCCCTCGCTGCCAGTGGACGTAGAACCCCTTGTCCTTACCACAGAGGAGTTCCTAAAAATGGCTAAGGAGGGAAGAAGGATAGTCAGAGAGGCTATATTTTACGGGAAGCTGTTGTTCGGAGATCCCGAGATAATCAAAGCGGCCAGCAGGTATCTTGAATCTGAGGACGGAAGCTCAGAGAGATGGGAAGGGGAGTGA
- a CDS encoding thiolase family protein, translating into MDLGDVFIVSFSRTPIGRFGGALSKLTAPELGAVAIESAIRRSGLDPEDVDEVIMGNVLQAMVGQNPARQAAILAGIPKHVPGFTVNKVCASGMKAISLAAQSIALGENRVVVAGGMESMSNAPYAIHPQWRWGVRFSFTGEKLVDLMVHDGLTDPHTGLLMGEEAEETARKWGITREECDEFALSSHMKASEATERGYFGREMERVIVGAPLDRDEGIRPDTSMEKISKLKPAFRPDGVITAANASQLSDGAAALVLAHREVVEERGIEPLARILGSASASVDPKDFIEAPIYSTRKLLERIGMSLEDFDIVEHNEAFALATLVVSKGLNVPLSKINPFGGAVAIGHPLGASGARIVVTLLNALRIKGKRRGLATICHGGGGAQSMALELVH; encoded by the coding sequence ATGGATCTGGGCGATGTGTTCATCGTCAGCTTCTCCAGGACGCCGATAGGTAGGTTCGGCGGGGCTCTGAGCAAGCTCACGGCACCGGAGCTGGGGGCTGTGGCGATAGAATCCGCTATCAGGAGGAGCGGTTTGGATCCCGAGGACGTGGATGAGGTCATAATGGGGAACGTCCTCCAGGCGATGGTTGGGCAGAACCCCGCTAGGCAAGCGGCCATACTCGCGGGCATCCCCAAGCATGTCCCCGGGTTCACGGTCAACAAGGTCTGCGCCTCAGGGATGAAGGCCATATCTCTAGCTGCTCAGAGCATAGCCCTTGGGGAGAACAGGGTTGTCGTTGCCGGCGGGATGGAGAGCATGAGTAACGCTCCTTACGCGATCCACCCTCAGTGGAGGTGGGGCGTGAGGTTCTCCTTCACCGGGGAGAAGTTAGTCGATCTGATGGTCCACGACGGTCTGACTGATCCCCATACGGGGCTTCTGATGGGAGAGGAGGCTGAGGAGACAGCCAGGAAGTGGGGAATAACCAGAGAGGAATGCGATGAGTTCGCCCTCTCGAGTCACATGAAGGCCAGTGAGGCGACCGAGCGAGGGTACTTCGGTAGGGAGATGGAGAGGGTTATTGTAGGAGCCCCCCTCGATAGGGATGAGGGGATAAGGCCGGATACCAGCATGGAGAAGATCTCAAAGCTGAAGCCAGCTTTCAGGCCAGACGGTGTGATCACGGCTGCTAACGCATCCCAGCTCAGCGATGGGGCCGCTGCCCTAGTGCTGGCTCATAGGGAGGTCGTTGAGGAGAGGGGTATTGAGCCGCTAGCTAGGATATTAGGATCCGCCTCGGCTTCCGTGGATCCTAAGGACTTCATAGAGGCCCCTATCTACTCGACCAGGAAGCTCCTCGAGAGGATAGGCATGAGCTTAGAGGACTTCGATATAGTGGAGCACAACGAGGCCTTCGCTCTCGCGACCCTAGTCGTATCCAAGGGATTAAACGTCCCCCTGAGCAAGATAAACCCTTTCGGTGGAGCTGTGGCGATAGGTCACCCGCTCGGGGCCAGCGGGGCTAGGATAGTGGTTACCTTGCTCAACGCGCTTAGGATCAAGGGCAAGAGGAGGGGCTTAGCTACCATATGCCACGGAGGCGGTGGTGCTCAGAGCATGGCCCTTGAGCTGGTGCATTGA
- a CDS encoding electron transfer flavoprotein subunit alpha/FixB family protein, with protein MRVLVFSHYLDLAGELISAGMGVGEVSLLLTSDQKDKLAQVRGARRAIVCDSISSDDQAALIDLLTEVTRDHDLLVLSSDKRARELAGQVAQMLERPIATEVSSMRSEEGKLVVERMTLGGKAIAVEELPLPAIVTVQKGKFKPPEGPSVQEVVEVKLGGATRRYEVVERRAKPKLGIPLDKAEVVIAVGRGFRRKEDLKLAYELAETLGGVVGCTRPLAADLKWMPEESWIGISGVRISPKLLLVIGASGQQQFSAGIMDSKVIVAINNDPQAPIFENSDYGVVRDLYEFLPALVERLRR; from the coding sequence ATGAGAGTTCTAGTCTTCAGTCACTATCTAGATCTCGCCGGAGAGCTAATATCCGCTGGGATGGGGGTAGGTGAGGTCTCGCTCCTCCTGACATCCGATCAGAAGGATAAGCTAGCTCAGGTGAGAGGGGCCAGGCGGGCGATTGTATGCGATTCCATCAGCTCCGATGATCAAGCTGCCCTAATCGACCTCCTAACTGAGGTAACTAGGGATCACGACTTGTTAGTGCTCTCCAGCGATAAGAGAGCGAGGGAGCTCGCGGGTCAAGTGGCTCAGATGTTGGAGAGACCCATCGCTACCGAGGTATCATCGATGAGATCGGAGGAGGGTAAGCTCGTCGTGGAGAGGATGACCTTAGGGGGGAAGGCCATCGCCGTGGAGGAGCTCCCCCTACCAGCCATCGTGACCGTTCAGAAGGGTAAGTTCAAGCCTCCCGAGGGCCCGAGCGTCCAAGAGGTAGTTGAGGTCAAGCTCGGAGGGGCGACCAGGAGGTATGAGGTCGTCGAGAGGAGGGCTAAGCCCAAGCTGGGCATTCCTCTGGATAAGGCTGAGGTAGTGATAGCGGTGGGAAGGGGCTTCAGGAGGAAGGAGGACCTGAAGTTAGCTTACGAGTTAGCCGAGACGCTCGGTGGGGTAGTGGGATGCACGAGGCCCTTAGCGGCCGACCTTAAGTGGATGCCGGAGGAGTCTTGGATAGGGATAAGTGGGGTCAGGATATCTCCTAAGCTTCTCCTCGTGATAGGGGCTTCGGGACAGCAGCAGTTCTCAGCTGGGATAATGGACTCCAAGGTGATAGTTGCCATTAACAATGATCCACAGGCTCCTATATTCGAGAACTCGGATTACGGTGTAGTCAGGGATCTTTACGAGTTCTTACCAGCCCTGGTGGAGAGGCTGAGGAGGTAG
- the moaC gene encoding cyclic pyranopterin monophosphate synthase MoaC: protein MVDVTGKPEVYREAVARGRIRLRRETVERIRVGEVRKGDVLTVARVAAVQAVKDTPRSILLCHPIRVTSVNVDFSLNDDSIEVRVCVKAIAQTGVEMEALNGVAAALLNIWDMVKYLEKDESGSYPHTRIECIAVERKVKSVVDG, encoded by the coding sequence ATGGTGGACGTAACGGGGAAACCGGAGGTCTACAGGGAGGCAGTGGCTAGAGGAAGGATAAGGTTGAGGAGGGAGACCGTCGAGAGGATAAGGGTCGGGGAGGTGAGGAAGGGGGATGTGCTCACGGTAGCTAGAGTAGCTGCTGTGCAGGCCGTTAAGGATACCCCGAGGAGCATACTGCTGTGCCACCCCATCCGGGTGACATCCGTTAACGTGGACTTCAGCCTGAATGACGATTCTATAGAGGTGAGGGTATGCGTTAAGGCGATCGCTCAGACGGGAGTCGAGATGGAGGCCCTTAACGGTGTAGCTGCCGCTCTCCTCAACATATGGGACATGGTGAAGTACCTGGAGAAGGACGAAAGTGGAAGCTATCCCCACACCAGGATAGAGTGTATAGCGGTTGAGAGGAAGGTGAAATCCGTTGTTGATGGATAG
- a CDS encoding transcription factor S, giving the protein MFCPKCGTLLRPRKAGKRLTYYCPSCGYENENAPKGNSQVVTKVASDEGDVIIESEERIVAPIVEARCPRCGNEQAYVEIVQTRAADEPPTRIYTCTKCKYSWREYS; this is encoded by the coding sequence ATGTTCTGCCCTAAATGCGGAACTCTTTTAAGACCGAGGAAAGCTGGGAAAAGGCTCACTTACTATTGCCCGAGCTGTGGGTACGAGAACGAGAACGCCCCAAAGGGCAACTCTCAAGTGGTGACCAAAGTAGCCTCAGATGAGGGCGATGTCATCATAGAGAGCGAGGAGCGAATAGTCGCACCGATAGTCGAGGCGAGATGTCCTAGATGCGGAAATGAGCAAGCTTATGTAGAAATAGTGCAAACTAGGGCTGCTGATGAACCCCCAACCAGGATATACACGTGTACTAAGTGTAAGTACTCATGGAGGGAGTATAGCTGA
- a CDS encoding NYN domain-containing protein, which yields MRVLKGVKRRKIKQLAVIVDGPNMLRKELGIDLEEIRKLAEREGRLRVAAVVLDRKAPEKLVEAVTNAGFKPLISTGKVEVDFSIACMEAIYDEKIDMLVIAARSAAYMPLVHKAKESGKEVMVIGAEPGFSTALKKACDEYVLLPSPSSQNLGELEGDDEGGDGDDQSS from the coding sequence ATGAGGGTACTAAAGGGAGTGAAAAGGAGGAAAATCAAACAATTAGCCGTAATAGTAGATGGGCCGAATATGCTGAGGAAGGAATTAGGAATAGATCTAGAGGAAATAAGGAAGTTAGCTGAGAGGGAGGGTAGGCTCAGGGTAGCGGCCGTCGTGCTCGATAGGAAGGCCCCTGAGAAGCTAGTTGAGGCGGTCACGAACGCGGGCTTCAAGCCACTGATCTCCACGGGGAAGGTAGAAGTTGACTTCTCCATAGCTTGCATGGAAGCTATATACGATGAGAAGATAGATATGCTCGTCATAGCGGCTAGGAGCGCTGCTTACATGCCCCTCGTACATAAGGCTAAGGAGAGCGGGAAGGAGGTCATGGTGATAGGAGCGGAGCCCGGCTTCAGCACCGCTCTGAAGAAGGCATGTGACGAGTACGTACTACTTCCATCCCCTTCCTCTCAGAACCTCGGCGAGCTTGAGGGTGATGATGAAGGAGGAGATGGCGACGATCAGAGCTCCTAG
- a CDS encoding DUF373 family protein, with amino-acid sequence MERGGLEERILIVCVDRDDDLGVKTGIKGPVIGKEANLEAASKLALADPTEADSNAIFGAIKIYEEAKAIFSDPGTEVEVVTITGHHEKELLADEEINRQMKEVSNLFKPTSIVLVSDGADDELVIPILMRYAPIRSVRRVIVQQSREIEHTYVLLKRYFEKLMRSPSSRSLFLGLPGAILILYGIFSLVEFQKYLYIGVSILAGLFFLEKGFSLRDRIARGVSYFGKQVGFASLVIGFVGIVLTISLSYARALSLASQGYPMELIAARMIQEISGFLALSISVMFIGSSIESAARRMLNSCEKLMMTGLVISFWISFYSIGQYLEGGIGLLRLMITQLGALIVAISSFIITLKLAEVLRGRGWK; translated from the coding sequence ATGGAAAGAGGAGGCTTAGAGGAGAGGATACTCATAGTCTGCGTGGACAGGGACGATGATCTAGGGGTCAAGACAGGGATAAAGGGACCCGTAATCGGTAAGGAAGCTAATCTGGAGGCAGCGTCTAAGCTAGCTCTCGCTGATCCAACCGAAGCTGACTCCAACGCCATATTCGGAGCTATCAAGATCTATGAGGAAGCTAAAGCTATCTTCTCAGACCCTGGAACTGAGGTGGAGGTTGTTACGATCACCGGACATCATGAGAAGGAGCTCCTAGCCGATGAGGAAATAAACAGGCAAATGAAAGAGGTTTCTAATTTGTTCAAGCCTACAAGCATAGTTCTGGTCTCTGATGGCGCTGATGATGAGCTAGTAATCCCGATACTGATGAGATACGCGCCCATAAGGAGCGTGAGGAGGGTCATAGTGCAGCAGAGCAGGGAGATAGAGCATACGTACGTGCTCCTGAAGAGGTACTTTGAGAAGCTCATGAGGTCTCCCTCATCCAGATCCCTTTTCCTAGGATTACCCGGTGCTATCCTGATACTCTACGGTATCTTCTCGCTCGTTGAATTCCAGAAGTACCTCTACATAGGGGTCTCGATACTGGCGGGCCTGTTCTTCCTCGAGAAGGGCTTCTCGCTGAGGGATAGAATAGCTAGAGGAGTGAGTTACTTCGGTAAGCAGGTGGGATTCGCCTCCCTAGTCATAGGGTTCGTAGGTATAGTGCTCACGATCTCGCTATCATATGCAAGGGCCCTGTCGCTCGCATCCCAGGGCTACCCGATGGAACTGATAGCGGCCAGGATGATCCAGGAGATAAGCGGTTTCCTAGCTCTATCCATATCAGTCATGTTCATAGGTAGCTCCATAGAGAGCGCAGCTAGGAGGATGCTCAACTCCTGCGAGAAGCTCATGATGACGGGTCTAGTGATCTCATTCTGGATCTCCTTCTACTCCATAGGGCAATATTTAGAGGGGGGCATAGGTCTGCTCCGTTTAATGATCACCCAACTAGGAGCTCTGATCGTCGCCATCTCCTCCTTCATCATCACCCTCAAGCTCGCCGAGGTTCTGAGAGGAAGGGGATGGAAGTAG
- a CDS encoding HD domain-containing protein — MLVDNGMRVLWLARTGWMQSGVPHCLAETVAQHTFIASLIALDLFPKIRASGKEFSESKVLKMILVHDLAEGVSGDLPKWTVDVIDREELEEEAMSKMGLPEEISEILRDYSTMGTYEAKIARLADLMATWRMAIYYKQLGYDVDDILRSSQKESMELAKKLGILVGEG; from the coding sequence ATGCTAGTGGATAACGGAATGAGGGTCCTCTGGTTAGCTAGAACTGGCTGGATGCAATCAGGTGTTCCCCATTGCCTCGCCGAGACGGTCGCTCAACACACATTCATCGCCTCCCTGATAGCTCTGGATCTCTTCCCGAAGATCAGGGCAAGCGGTAAGGAATTCAGCGAGAGCAAGGTGCTGAAGATGATATTGGTTCATGATTTAGCTGAGGGAGTGAGCGGAGATCTCCCGAAATGGACAGTGGATGTGATAGATAGGGAGGAACTGGAGGAGGAAGCTATGTCCAAGATGGGCCTACCTGAGGAAATCTCGGAGATCCTCAGGGACTACTCGACGATGGGGACCTATGAGGCGAAGATAGCGAGACTCGCTGATCTAATGGCAACTTGGAGGATGGCCATATACTATAAGCAGCTGGGTTACGATGTCGATGATATCCTCAGGAGCTCTCAGAAGGAATCCATGGAGCTCGCTAAGAAGTTGGGGATACTCGTGGGTGAAGGCTAA
- the aroA gene encoding 3-phosphoshikimate 1-carboxyvinyltransferase, protein MIEVLPSVIEGSLLAPPSKSYSHRALAISLICERRSEIEGVSTSRDVAATLNAISMMGANIEVKGEGSGLKVSVDPPERPKVPNDVVDCEGSGTTIRFFAAISTLTEDGYTVLTGNESLRRRPMGPIIGAIMRLGGWAISTRMNGLPPLVVRGGGLRGGYVELDGSISSQFFSGLMIASTRFHEGIRLKPMGELVSEPYVRMTEEVLRRSGARVELGEEIEVDPVRPKKLEFRVPGDFGLAAPLMAMASITGGRVRVEGLDRFLPQADSLVLELLREFGVQVREGDNYVSVEGMPKEAVRINLKDAPDLLPVACVLAASVEGTSEIRGVAHARVKESDRVRNMALELSKMGTWVQELEDGLLIRGGRLRGGVRLSPHGDHRILMALVALAAAADEGCVIEDEGCVADSYPSFLEDSIKLGLRVRTLGI, encoded by the coding sequence ATGATAGAGGTACTCCCCTCAGTGATAGAGGGCAGTCTACTCGCCCCACCATCTAAGAGCTACTCACATAGAGCTCTAGCTATCTCCCTGATATGCGAGCGGAGGTCTGAGATAGAGGGGGTATCGACCTCTAGGGATGTCGCTGCTACGCTGAACGCCATCTCAATGATGGGAGCTAATATTGAGGTCAAAGGGGAGGGAAGCGGGCTGAAGGTGAGCGTAGATCCTCCGGAGAGGCCTAAGGTCCCGAACGATGTCGTGGACTGTGAGGGCTCCGGGACCACGATCAGGTTCTTCGCAGCCATATCGACGCTCACTGAGGACGGCTATACGGTGCTGACAGGTAACGAGAGCCTCAGAAGGAGGCCGATGGGCCCGATCATAGGGGCGATAATGAGGCTGGGAGGATGGGCCATCAGCACCAGGATGAACGGTCTCCCCCCTCTGGTGGTGAGAGGAGGTGGTCTGAGAGGAGGTTACGTCGAATTGGATGGGAGCATCAGCTCCCAGTTCTTCTCTGGTCTCATGATAGCCTCAACTAGATTTCATGAGGGCATCAGGCTGAAGCCGATGGGGGAGCTTGTGTCCGAGCCTTACGTCAGGATGACGGAGGAGGTGCTCAGGAGGAGCGGAGCCCGCGTCGAGCTTGGGGAGGAGATAGAGGTAGATCCCGTTAGACCGAAAAAACTTGAATTTAGGGTCCCAGGGGACTTCGGACTCGCAGCTCCTCTGATGGCAATGGCCTCCATCACGGGCGGAAGAGTTAGAGTAGAGGGGCTAGATAGGTTCCTTCCTCAAGCGGATTCCCTCGTACTGGAATTGCTCAGGGAGTTCGGGGTTCAGGTGAGGGAAGGCGATAACTACGTCTCGGTTGAGGGGATGCCTAAGGAGGCCGTGAGGATCAACTTGAAGGACGCTCCTGACCTACTTCCTGTAGCCTGCGTTCTCGCAGCCTCCGTTGAGGGGACCTCCGAGATAAGAGGGGTGGCTCACGCTAGAGTTAAGGAGAGCGATAGGGTGAGGAACATGGCGCTCGAGCTATCCAAGATGGGTACATGGGTTCAAGAGCTAGAGGACGGGCTCCTGATAAGAGGTGGGAGGTTGCGCGGAGGGGTTAGGTTAAGCCCTCACGGGGATCACAGGATACTCATGGCCCTAGTGGCGTTGGCTGCAGCGGCGGATGAGGGCTGCGTGATAGAGGATGAGGGCTGCGTGGCGGACTCCTACCCCAGCTTCTTGGAGGACTCCATCAAGCTGGGGCTGAGGGTGAGGACCCTTGGGATTTGA
- a CDS encoding molybdenum cofactor biosynthesis protein MoaE, with product MVSLRVFGWLSDLLGFRDRELEFDGSLKELLSSLKLEKMFEEGRVHVALNHELVRDLSVRVSGRDVVAIFPSFSGGFGRAGIVRDRIAVEELLQAEGDIGAMVSFLGIVRRESDQGEVERIFYDCYPEVAERELTEIREEAMKKFGLKDAIVLHRVGDVPAGEVALLVITKSTHRREAFEAAIWIVDEVKRRAAIWKKEIFSNGRSRWISQ from the coding sequence ATGGTCTCCTTGAGGGTTTTCGGGTGGCTCTCAGATCTCCTGGGGTTCAGGGATAGGGAATTGGAGTTTGATGGTAGCTTGAAGGAGCTCTTAAGTTCCCTAAAACTGGAGAAGATGTTTGAGGAGGGTAGGGTTCACGTAGCACTCAATCACGAGCTAGTTAGGGACCTCTCGGTGAGGGTGAGTGGAAGGGATGTTGTCGCCATCTTCCCAAGCTTCTCAGGAGGTTTTGGAAGAGCTGGAATCGTGAGGGATAGGATAGCTGTGGAGGAGCTCCTTCAGGCCGAGGGCGACATCGGAGCGATGGTGTCATTCCTCGGTATCGTGAGGAGGGAGTCCGATCAGGGAGAGGTCGAGAGGATCTTCTACGACTGCTATCCTGAGGTCGCTGAGAGGGAGCTGACTGAGATAAGGGAGGAAGCGATGAAGAAGTTCGGGTTGAAGGATGCCATCGTTCTGCACAGGGTTGGGGACGTACCGGCGGGAGAAGTGGCTCTTCTAGTCATCACGAAGTCCACTCACAGGAGGGAGGCTTTCGAAGCCGCCATTTGGATAGTGGATGAGGTGAAGAGGAGGGCCGCTATCTGGAAGAAGGAGATATTCTCCAACGGGAGGAGCAGGTGGATCTCCCAGTAG
- a CDS encoding electron transfer flavoprotein subunit beta/FixA family protein: MDIAVLVKQSLDVQQLVVDRSSGKIYLDEAPTKAGDIEINAAEEAVRIKERVGGKATAIMLSCWGTSGRRIKEARESLTRLLAMGLDEAILLLGSQGMDSYAASKVIAEEVRAGSYQLVLAGEGSEDNFSGILPGRVAAELEWPYVAYATAIEVSGNELKVTRSLEDYDEVISLRLPAVISVTQEINQPRIPTVLHIMKAAKKPIVQKEVGSFSPKVKVRELKTLKVERRREIIEGDLDESLEKLLKFLKSEGLIEVRS, translated from the coding sequence ATGGACATAGCCGTGCTGGTGAAGCAATCCCTGGACGTCCAACAGCTCGTCGTTGATCGGAGTAGCGGGAAGATCTACCTGGATGAGGCGCCGACGAAGGCCGGCGATATAGAGATAAATGCTGCTGAGGAGGCCGTTAGGATAAAGGAGAGGGTCGGGGGGAAGGCTACCGCTATAATGCTCTCGTGCTGGGGAACCTCGGGGAGGAGGATAAAGGAGGCCAGGGAGTCCCTCACCAGGCTACTAGCGATGGGGTTGGATGAGGCCATCCTGCTGCTGGGCAGTCAGGGTATGGACAGTTACGCCGCCTCTAAGGTCATCGCGGAGGAGGTGAGGGCGGGGAGCTACCAGCTTGTCCTGGCCGGCGAGGGGAGCGAGGATAACTTCTCGGGGATCTTACCGGGCAGAGTAGCGGCCGAGCTTGAGTGGCCTTACGTGGCATACGCGACGGCTATAGAGGTAAGCGGAAATGAGCTCAAGGTCACGAGAAGCCTTGAGGACTACGATGAGGTCATATCCCTCAGGTTACCTGCGGTGATCTCAGTGACTCAGGAGATAAATCAACCGAGGATCCCCACAGTCCTTCATATAATGAAAGCAGCTAAGAAGCCGATAGTCCAGAAGGAAGTCGGCTCCTTCAGCCCTAAGGTTAAGGTGAGGGAACTGAAGACCCTTAAGGTGGAGAGGAGGAGGGAAATAATCGAAGGAGATCTAGATGAATCCTTAGAGAAGCTTCTGAAGTTCCTGAAGTCAGAGGGCCTGATTGAGGTGAGATCATGA
- the moaA gene encoding GTP 3',8-cyclase MoaA produces the protein MLMDRWGRPVTELRISVTKSCNYSCFFCHREGHCSGGDEMRPEEFGRLLRVLSKHGIRRVKLTGGEPLMREDLEDVIREIRSSGVDEVSLVTNGFFLRERAKSLREAGLDRVNVSIHSLRRDVYTRITGVDGLERAIEGIDEALRWGIAPVKVNFTVIRGINEGELWDVVEFARRRGLRVQFIEILERNPSLADYHYPLEEFERELERVSVRRDFRELHNRPLFHLEDGTIVELVRGGGDPLFCMRCTRARVTHDGFFKPCIHREDNLVDFLTLMRSGGSDEEILERFKQFLRVREPYYKLPGSSPKYGDVVEA, from the coding sequence TTGTTGATGGATAGGTGGGGCAGACCCGTCACTGAGCTGAGGATATCCGTGACTAAATCGTGTAATTACAGCTGTTTCTTCTGTCACAGGGAGGGACACTGCTCCGGAGGTGATGAGATGAGACCTGAGGAGTTCGGGAGGCTCTTGAGGGTCCTCTCCAAGCACGGCATAAGGAGGGTAAAGCTAACCGGAGGGGAGCCCCTGATGAGGGAGGACCTGGAGGACGTGATAAGGGAGATCAGATCCTCCGGCGTGGATGAGGTGAGCCTCGTGACGAACGGTTTCTTCTTAAGGGAGAGAGCTAAATCTTTGAGGGAAGCTGGGCTCGACAGAGTGAACGTGAGCATCCATTCCCTTAGGAGAGATGTTTACACCAGGATAACGGGAGTTGATGGATTGGAGAGGGCAATAGAGGGCATAGATGAGGCTTTGAGGTGGGGAATCGCCCCAGTGAAGGTTAACTTCACCGTGATCAGGGGGATAAATGAGGGGGAACTGTGGGACGTGGTGGAGTTCGCCAGGAGGAGGGGTCTGAGGGTCCAGTTCATAGAGATTCTGGAACGCAACCCCTCGCTAGCGGACTACCACTACCCCCTTGAGGAGTTCGAGAGGGAGCTGGAGAGGGTATCCGTGAGGAGGGATTTCAGGGAGCTTCACAACAGACCCCTATTCCATCTGGAGGACGGCACTATTGTGGAGCTCGTCAGGGGGGGCGGGGACCCCCTCTTCTGCATGAGGTGCACGCGAGCCAGGGTGACGCACGACGGCTTCTTCAAACCTTGCATACATAGGGAGGACAACCTAGTGGACTTCCTCACCCTGATGAGGAGCGGGGGGAGTGATGAGGAGATCCTTGAGAGGTTCAAGCAGTTCCTTAGGGTTAGGGAGCCATATTATAAGCTCCCCGGATCCTCACCCAAGTACGGTGATGTAGTGGAAGCTTAG